GCTGGGCGTCTACCGGAGGCTGGAGGCCCGCGGGCTCTTGCGCGGGGGCCGCTTCGTTGCGGCCTTCGGCGGCGAGCAATTCGCCCTGCCCCAGGCGGTGGAGGCCTTGCGGGCCTTGCGGCGGGAGGAAAAGTCGGAGGAAGAGCCGGCGGTCTTTTTGTCGGCGGCCGATCCCTTGAACATCACGGGATACCTCACGCCGCCGCCGCGGGTCCCCGCGACTTTGACGCATCGCCTGCGCTTTGTGGGGGGAGTCCCCGAGGTCTGCGAGGGGCGGGGTCCGCAAACGGCGGCCTTGGAGCCCGGCTTTGGGAAAGTGTTCAGGTTGATTCGTTGAGGGATCGGAAGGTTTATTCTAGGGCCTTTCCGTATTTCTTGATGCCCGCCAGCGTCGCGTCGATCATGGCCGGCAGGAGATGCCTTGCCAGCGTTTGGGAAGGCCTGACTACCCCTGCTGGCCGCGCTCCTCCCGTTCGCGTGGAAGCGGGTCAAGGCAGCGTGGAGTTGAGAAAGGTTTTTTGGACCGAGGCGCCCTGCGCTTCCCAGCGCAGCGAGGTGCCTTTCAGAATCAGATAGGAATCGCCGGGAAACAGCATTTGCGGCGATTCCGAACCCACCTGGATCACGGATACTCCTTGATGGATTCCTCCGTGTTCGGTGAAGGGCATGGTGATCTCGAAGGTCCCTTGCGTCGTCTGAAAAACTCCGCCGACCAGACTGTCCTGGAACAGGTCGAAGCGCGCGGAAACGACGGGGTCCCCTTCCACGATCCTCCCGCCCAAAGCGGCTGGGTCAAGAACCAAGAAATCCTCGTCGGGAACGGGGCGGCCCCGCTGAAACACCGCCATCGGCCCGGGAAGGTCGGAAGCGCCTTGATAGTTGTAGAAGGACTTTTGCAGCTTGGGAGTGAGCACCTCCACTAAGATCGTGCTGCCCTGGGTGATTAGATAGCTGTCTCCCGCCGACAGCACATCTTCGTTGCCGTGCTCGTCACGGATCCGGACGACTCCGTTCAGGATCGTCGCGTGCTCGGTGAAAGGGTAGGTGACGCGTATCGTCCCGCGAGTGACCTGAAACACCCCGCCGGAATAGCCCGGCACGAAATAGTCGAAGCGGGCGGATGCGGCCGGGTTGCCTTCGAGGATCTCCCCGCCGATGGCGCCGATGTCGCCCAAGTCCATCAGTTCGGAGGCAGGCACGGTGACGCCGGCTCGATAGAGGATCATCTGTTCCGCATGGGCCTGCGTCTTCACAAGGCCCAACCCTATTCCCAGGAACGCCATAATGAGTAACGATTTTTTTTTCATATTTCCTCCTTCTGGACACGCATAGTACGTTGTAAACAGAGAAAGCATAAGCCCGTAAGGAAAAATCGGCGTCCGCGAAAAGGCGGATTCTTCGGCGTGAATTTCGCGTTGCCCCCGCCGCCGGGGCTCCATTAAAATGAGGAGATTTTAAGCCATGAACCCTTCCCTGCAAGAACAACAGGCCGCGGAAGTCATTCGGCTTTCCTACGAATGCTCGACCCTGGAGGACTTCGGCGGGGAAGTGCTTCCGGTTTTGAACCGGCTGTTCGACGCCAGCGCCTCCCTGCTCTATCGCTGCACGGAGGCCGGGCAAGTGGTCGCGCTCGCCGGATCCTTGGCCGAAATCCACGACGAGTACATGCGGCACTATTTTCCCGAGGACGTCGTGCAGGCCGCGCTCCGCCGGCTAAACCCCTGGGCACTGCA
This genomic window from Deltaproteobacteria bacterium PRO3 contains:
- a CDS encoding DUF861 domain-containing protein, with protein sequence MEPRRRGQREIHAEESAFSRTPIFPYGLMLSLFTTYYACPEGGNMKKKSLLIMAFLGIGLGLVKTQAHAEQMILYRAGVTVPASELMDLGDIGAIGGEILEGNPAASARFDYFVPGYSGGVFQVTRGTIRVTYPFTEHATILNGVVRIRDEHGNEDVLSAGDSYLITQGSTILVEVLTPKLQKSFYNYQGASDLPGPMAVFQRGRPVPDEDFLVLDPAALGGRIVEGDPVVSARFDLFQDSLVGGVFQTTQGTFEITMPFTEHGGIHQGVSVIQVGSESPQMLFPGDSYLILKGTSLRWEAQGASVQKTFLNSTLP